Proteins found in one Arachis stenosperma cultivar V10309 chromosome 8, arast.V10309.gnm1.PFL2, whole genome shotgun sequence genomic segment:
- the LOC130943763 gene encoding protein-tyrosine sulfotransferase-like isoform X2, translating into MDPAFKLCALLVILLLVNDAFASDFGHCERVVKSWAYTSLDNEIREDKHTLGDLLFFLHVPRTGGRTYFHCFLKKLYPNSLECPRSYDKLRFDPSKPKCRLLVTHDDYSVTSKLPKARTSVVTILRDPVDRVFSTYEFSIEVAARFLVHPNLTSATQMTLRLRSKTKAVSTLDIWPWKYLVPWMRQDLFERRDARRRNGQHTIEKNDYYDMEDFAMPLHEYINHPAARDIVHNGATFQVAGLTNNSYMAEAHEVRHCVQKYKILGKYVLQVAKKRLDNMLYVGLTEEHRESATMFANVVGAQVISQLNAPNTSLELVDKTEQSSVSDSDPDSSEHQNSTSETVASEVTSSDSGEATKLKMSAKELMGAYEGCISNLRKAQSSRRIASLKRISPVNFTKEARLRVSEEVLQEIRSLNDLDLELYEYARAIFDKQHKATMRTFTERWDNISSTASEITFWKFLPLAITFAFLILVLLLIVNVRRRTLKIK; encoded by the exons ATGGATCCTGCTTTCAAGCTCTGTGCTTTGCTGGTTATTCTTCTATTAG TGAATGATGCTTTTGCAAGTGATTTTGGGCACTGTGAGAGAGTTGTTAAGAGTTGGGCATACACTTCACTTGATAATGAAATCAGGGAGGATAAACACACGCTGGGGGATTTGCTGTTCTTCCTCCATGTCCCTAGGACGGGAGGgcggacgtattttcactg TTTCTTGAAAAAATTGTATCCTAACTCTCTGGAATGCCCTCGCTCTTATGATAAGTTGCGGTTTGATCCAAG CAAACCAAAATGCAGGCTATTAGTTACACATGATGACTATAGCGTAACATCCAAACTTCCGAAGGCAAGAACTTCAGTTGTGACCATACTTAGGGATCCAGTAGATCGTGTCTTTAGTACGTATGAATTTTCAATAGAGGTTGCAGCTAGATTTTTGGTGCATCCCAACTTGACATCTGCAACACAGATGACTTTACGCTTGCGCTCTAAGACCAAAGCAGTTAGTACACTGGATATCTGGCCATGGAAGTATCTAGTTCCATGGATGCGGCAAGATCTTTTTGAAAGG AGAGATGCAAGGCGCAGAAATGGACAGCATACAATAGAGAAGAATGATTATTATGACATGGAAGATTTTGCAATGCCATTACATGAATACATCAATCATCCTGCGGCCAGGGATATTGTACATAACGGAGCCACATTCCAG GTTGCAGGTTTGACAAACAATTCTTATATGGCAGAAGCACACGAAGTGCGCCATTGTGTGCAGAAGTACAAGATTCTTGGCAAATATGTGCTACAGGTTGCAAAG AAGAGATTGGATAATATGTTATATGTTGGTCTTACTGAAGAGCACAGAGAATCTGCAACTATGTTTGCAAATGTGGTTGGTGCTCAGGTTATATCACAGCTTAATGCTCCAAACACTAGCCTGGAGCTTGTTGATAAAACAG AACAGAGTTCAGTTTCAGATTCTGATCCTGATAGCAGTGAACATCAG AATAGTACCTCAGAGACAGTAGCAAGTGAGGTTACTTCAAGTGACAGTGGTGAAGCAACAAAGTTGAAG ATGTCTGCTAAAGAGCTCATGGGTGCTTATGAAGGCTGCATCTCTAATTTACGCAAGGCCCAGTCAAGCCGGCGTATCGCTTCTCTGAAGAGGATTTCTCCGGTGAACTTTACTAAGGAG GCACGTCTTCGAGTTAGTGAAGAGGTTCTCCAAGAGATACGGTCTCTTAATGACCTGGACTTAGAGCTTTACGAGTATGCAAGAGCCATTTTCGATAAACAACATAAAGCTACAATGCGGACGTTCACTGAG AGATGGGACAACATATCAAGCACTGCCTCTGAAATCACTTTCTGGAAGTTCCTTCCATTGGCAATTACTTTTGCCTTCCTCATTTTGGTATTGCTACTAATTGTAAATGTGAGAAGAAGAACGTTGAAGATTAAGTAA
- the LOC130943763 gene encoding protein-tyrosine sulfotransferase-like isoform X1 — protein MDPAFKLCALLVILLLVNDAFASDFGHCERVVKSWAYTSLDNEIREDKHTLGDLLFFLHVPRTGGRTYFHCFLKKLYPNSLECPRSYDKLRFDPSKPKCRLLVTHDDYSVTSKLPKARTSVVTILRDPVDRVFSTYEFSIEVAARFLVHPNLTSATQMTLRLRSKTKAVSTLDIWPWKYLVPWMRQDLFERRDARRRNGQHTIEKNDYYDMEDFAMPLHEYINHPAARDIVHNGATFQVAGLTNNSYMAEAHEVRHCVQKYKILGKYVLQVAKKRLDNMLYVGLTEEHRESATMFANVVGAQVISQLNAPNTSLELVDKTEQSSVSDSDPDSSEHQNSTSETVASEVTSSDSGEATKLKMSAKELMGAYEGCISNLRKAQSSRRIASLKRISPVNFTKEARLRVSEEVLQEIRSLNDLDLELYEYARAIFDKQHKATMRTFTEQRWDNISSTASEITFWKFLPLAITFAFLILVLLLIVNVRRRTLKIK, from the exons ATGGATCCTGCTTTCAAGCTCTGTGCTTTGCTGGTTATTCTTCTATTAG TGAATGATGCTTTTGCAAGTGATTTTGGGCACTGTGAGAGAGTTGTTAAGAGTTGGGCATACACTTCACTTGATAATGAAATCAGGGAGGATAAACACACGCTGGGGGATTTGCTGTTCTTCCTCCATGTCCCTAGGACGGGAGGgcggacgtattttcactg TTTCTTGAAAAAATTGTATCCTAACTCTCTGGAATGCCCTCGCTCTTATGATAAGTTGCGGTTTGATCCAAG CAAACCAAAATGCAGGCTATTAGTTACACATGATGACTATAGCGTAACATCCAAACTTCCGAAGGCAAGAACTTCAGTTGTGACCATACTTAGGGATCCAGTAGATCGTGTCTTTAGTACGTATGAATTTTCAATAGAGGTTGCAGCTAGATTTTTGGTGCATCCCAACTTGACATCTGCAACACAGATGACTTTACGCTTGCGCTCTAAGACCAAAGCAGTTAGTACACTGGATATCTGGCCATGGAAGTATCTAGTTCCATGGATGCGGCAAGATCTTTTTGAAAGG AGAGATGCAAGGCGCAGAAATGGACAGCATACAATAGAGAAGAATGATTATTATGACATGGAAGATTTTGCAATGCCATTACATGAATACATCAATCATCCTGCGGCCAGGGATATTGTACATAACGGAGCCACATTCCAG GTTGCAGGTTTGACAAACAATTCTTATATGGCAGAAGCACACGAAGTGCGCCATTGTGTGCAGAAGTACAAGATTCTTGGCAAATATGTGCTACAGGTTGCAAAG AAGAGATTGGATAATATGTTATATGTTGGTCTTACTGAAGAGCACAGAGAATCTGCAACTATGTTTGCAAATGTGGTTGGTGCTCAGGTTATATCACAGCTTAATGCTCCAAACACTAGCCTGGAGCTTGTTGATAAAACAG AACAGAGTTCAGTTTCAGATTCTGATCCTGATAGCAGTGAACATCAG AATAGTACCTCAGAGACAGTAGCAAGTGAGGTTACTTCAAGTGACAGTGGTGAAGCAACAAAGTTGAAG ATGTCTGCTAAAGAGCTCATGGGTGCTTATGAAGGCTGCATCTCTAATTTACGCAAGGCCCAGTCAAGCCGGCGTATCGCTTCTCTGAAGAGGATTTCTCCGGTGAACTTTACTAAGGAG GCACGTCTTCGAGTTAGTGAAGAGGTTCTCCAAGAGATACGGTCTCTTAATGACCTGGACTTAGAGCTTTACGAGTATGCAAGAGCCATTTTCGATAAACAACATAAAGCTACAATGCGGACGTTCACTGAG CAGAGATGGGACAACATATCAAGCACTGCCTCTGAAATCACTTTCTGGAAGTTCCTTCCATTGGCAATTACTTTTGCCTTCCTCATTTTGGTATTGCTACTAATTGTAAATGTGAGAAGAAGAACGTTGAAGATTAAGTAA